The nucleotide window ATCCATCCTGCCAGGATACCAGGGTGTAGACGTAGACAAAGCCTGAGTCGGCCGCAAAGCCGGTCACTGCGGACCTGAGGGCGAGCTCCTCTTCGGGTCCGATGGCCTCCGGAGCGACTGCCCGATCATGAAAGTCAGGGGGAAGGATGTAGGGAAGTGCCCGGGCCGCGACCAGAATCCGTTGGTCGATGTCCTCGAGGATGAGCCGCTTGGTGCGGGTGTCGGACCACAGGGCGTAGGCCGTGAGTCCGGCCAGATAGATGGCCAGGGCCGGGAGGAGATACCATCTCATCCTGTCGGGGGCGGCGTTCGTGTTCATGATTGGGGATATTGGGCCCGGGTGGTCTTTGGCCGGGCCGACGGCTTCCTCATAGGTCAGGCCTGGTCGGAGGTCCAGAGCCGGGACTGGGACTCCAGCCCTCCATCTTCGATGTCCGAGACGAATAGGGGGACCAGATCCGGGTCCAAATGTGGGCCGGCCATGTCGCGGAGACTGGCGAGGGTCTGATCCACACTGCGGCCTTTCCGATAGGATCGGTTGGTGGTCATGGCGTCGAAGCAGTCGGCCACGGCCAGTATTCTGGCTCCGAGAGGAATGTCGGGGCCGGTCAGGCCCCTGGGATAGCCATGGCCGTCCATGCGCTCGTGATGGGCGAGGACCAGTTCGGGCACCGGGTCCAGAAAATCGAGATGCTTGAGGATCTCGTAGCCGACGGCGGGATGGAGGCGTATTTCCTCGATGATTTCCGGGGACTCGGCGGTGTCCAGGTCGGAAAACAGGCGGTCGGAAAAGTGAATCTTGCCGATGTCGTGGAGGAGCCCAGCCAGTTCGATGTCGCGGCGTTCCCGCTTGGGAAGGCCGAAGCGGGCCGCCAGACGGACGGAATAGGCGGCA belongs to Deltaproteobacteria bacterium and includes:
- a CDS encoding HD-GYP domain-containing protein, with amino-acid sequence MDHTQRLHQCIRDIAAGRYSGAVLELTRDEYPTEVRELAEAVGMMMVGIESRQFHLEQLAETIRQNSLKTVTSIAHALGARDEYTVGHDERVAAYSVRLAARFGLPKRERRDIELAGLLHDIGKIHFSDRLFSDLDTAESPEIIEEIRLHPAVGYEILKHLDFLDPVPELVLAHHERMDGHGYPRGLTGPDIPLGARILAVADCFDAMTTNRSYRKGRSVDQTLASLRDMAGPHLDPDLVPLFVSDIEDGGLESQSRLWTSDQA